In one Flavobacteriales bacterium genomic region, the following are encoded:
- a CDS encoding M43 family zinc metalloprotease, which translates to MKRSLLASLTLFALAAPAMAQQPLRCGTDERRAWEIANDPTYLQREAAFEEELRQLMASAATQRDGDEVYVIPVVFHILHLGGRENISNEQILDAMEILNRDYAKLNDDTATVHPSFQERIADMRIQFALATKDPAGNCTNGIVRHRSTETFRGESTSKLKPWPREKYMNVWVVNGILSGAAGYFTYGPWSVLDGIMLLHNYLGSIGTSAEFSSRALTHEVGHYLSLAHIWGSNNGVPDPNTPIWAMQSDCGDDGVEDTPLTRGWSACQSSTNASRPWADCDRQRFRTPVGDSYVDGILHNFDGVTTSSGTTAPGGPIVVVDSITFTTPRAQGNAATAVGVSANSSQSGRFAFVNWDGGATDGETDYANLSGSINTGKYYQFSVAPEVTHQATILGISFKASRNDQGPRTFAVRASTNNYGSNLTIAGNGFTVQGTNVGFLPDNTDEATVQVTVPTSGFINLEGPVTFRIYGWNSEDGTGAFVVDDVNIAGRSATIENVENYMEYSYCSKMFTPGQRDRARAALNSPTYQRDLLWTESNLQATGVAEGFQQTCAPIADFYAQVDFAGGGPSIPYTPMTCTGQNVRFMDNSQRAFPTSWSWTFQDGNPATSDQRNPIVQFNSRGWKTVTLTVANDQGSDSKTNEFAVYVGESSQETGPFFESFETQQGENLFPFVSANHENNFSSFSRHVGGGYSGNACARLNSGDRNPLDLLRPDNIGDYDELVSPHINMSNAPFATLSFRYAYSSNTNVVDNITERLVVQYSNTCGRTWNDFPNNTITGTALVTNGNNTGEAPAQDGWKLKTFNLSSSMTGPNMRFRWRFISSGYSNDLYIDDINFGSWVGMDEVTRASFIAVFPNPANDHFTLQVAGMSTEATEITITDMRGAVVYQNKFQPMGGANIEIGGRTIGLAEGMYLVRASNSLGSSVQKLVMER; encoded by the coding sequence ATGAAACGTTCCTTACTCGCCAGTCTGACCTTGTTCGCCTTGGCTGCGCCCGCCATGGCTCAGCAACCGCTTCGCTGCGGTACCGATGAGCGCCGTGCCTGGGAGATTGCCAATGACCCCACCTATCTGCAGCGCGAAGCCGCCTTCGAGGAGGAACTGCGCCAGTTGATGGCCAGCGCCGCAACCCAGCGCGATGGCGACGAGGTCTACGTGATCCCGGTGGTGTTCCATATCCTCCACCTCGGTGGCCGGGAGAACATCAGCAACGAGCAGATCCTCGATGCGATGGAAATCCTGAATCGGGATTATGCCAAGCTGAACGACGATACGGCAACGGTGCATCCCTCCTTCCAAGAGCGTATTGCCGATATGCGCATCCAGTTCGCGCTAGCTACGAAGGACCCTGCCGGCAACTGCACCAATGGCATCGTCCGGCACCGGAGCACCGAGACCTTCCGCGGTGAATCCACGAGCAAGCTCAAGCCCTGGCCGCGCGAGAAGTACATGAACGTATGGGTGGTGAACGGCATCCTCAGCGGAGCGGCCGGCTATTTCACCTACGGGCCATGGTCTGTGCTCGATGGCATCATGCTCCTGCACAATTACTTGGGGTCCATCGGCACGAGCGCTGAATTCTCCTCGCGCGCGCTGACCCATGAGGTGGGCCACTACCTGAGCCTGGCCCACATCTGGGGAAGCAACAATGGCGTGCCCGATCCGAACACGCCCATTTGGGCCATGCAATCGGATTGCGGCGATGATGGCGTGGAGGACACCCCGCTGACCCGCGGATGGAGCGCCTGCCAATCCTCCACGAACGCAAGCCGCCCTTGGGCCGACTGCGACCGCCAGCGGTTCCGCACGCCGGTCGGAGACAGCTACGTGGATGGTATCCTGCATAACTTCGATGGCGTCACCACCTCTTCCGGGACGACCGCCCCTGGCGGCCCCATCGTCGTGGTCGATTCCATCACCTTCACCACGCCGCGCGCCCAAGGGAATGCCGCCACCGCGGTCGGCGTATCGGCCAACTCCTCCCAGTCGGGCCGCTTCGCCTTCGTTAACTGGGACGGAGGCGCGACGGACGGCGAGACGGATTACGCGAACCTCTCCGGCAGCATCAATACCGGCAAGTACTACCAGTTCTCCGTCGCTCCCGAGGTTACGCACCAGGCCACCATCCTGGGCATCAGCTTCAAGGCGTCACGCAACGATCAAGGTCCCCGCACCTTCGCGGTGCGTGCGAGCACCAACAACTACGGTTCGAACCTGACCATCGCTGGGAACGGGTTCACCGTGCAGGGCACCAATGTGGGGTTCCTGCCTGACAACACGGATGAGGCCACGGTCCAGGTGACCGTCCCCACCAGCGGATTCATCAACCTGGAAGGCCCTGTCACCTTCCGCATCTATGGCTGGAACAGCGAGGATGGCACCGGCGCATTCGTCGTTGACGATGTCAACATCGCCGGGCGTTCCGCCACCATCGAGAACGTGGAGAACTACATGGAGTATTCGTACTGCTCCAAGATGTTCACCCCCGGCCAGCGCGACCGGGCCCGTGCTGCATTGAACTCGCCCACCTACCAGCGCGACCTGCTCTGGACCGAATCCAACCTGCAGGCCACCGGCGTTGCCGAAGGGTTCCAGCAGACCTGCGCCCCGATCGCCGATTTCTATGCCCAGGTTGATTTCGCAGGCGGCGGGCCGAGCATCCCCTACACGCCCATGACCTGCACCGGCCAGAACGTGCGCTTCATGGACAACAGCCAGCGCGCATTCCCCACTTCCTGGTCATGGACCTTCCAGGACGGCAATCCCGCGACCTCCGATCAGCGCAACCCGATCGTGCAGTTCAACTCGCGCGGCTGGAAGACCGTGACGCTGACCGTGGCCAATGACCAGGGCTCGGATTCGAAGACCAATGAATTCGCCGTCTATGTGGGCGAGTCGAGCCAGGAGACCGGTCCCTTCTTCGAGAGCTTCGAGACCCAGCAGGGCGAGAACCTCTTCCCATTCGTGTCGGCCAATCATGAGAACAACTTCAGCTCCTTCTCGCGCCATGTCGGCGGCGGTTATTCGGGCAACGCCTGCGCACGGCTGAACAGCGGCGACCGCAACCCGCTTGATCTGCTCCGCCCTGACAACATCGGCGACTATGATGAGCTGGTCTCGCCGCACATCAACATGTCCAACGCGCCTTTCGCGACGCTGAGCTTCCGCTATGCCTACAGCAGCAATACGAATGTGGTTGACAACATCACCGAGCGGCTTGTGGTTCAGTACAGCAACACCTGCGGCCGCACGTGGAACGACTTCCCCAACAACACGATCACGGGCACTGCGCTGGTGACCAACGGCAACAATACCGGCGAAGCCCCGGCACAGGATGGCTGGAAGCTAAAGACCTTCAACCTGTCAAGCTCGATGACCGGTCCGAACATGCGCTTCCGCTGGCGTTTCATCAGCAGCGGCTACTCCAACGACCTGTACATCGACGATATCAACTTCGGATCCTGGGTGGGCATGGATGAGGTGACGCGCGCAAGCTTCATCGCCGTGTTCCCGAATCCCGCCAACGACCACTTCACCCTTCAGGTGGCGGGGATGTCAACCGAAGCCACCGAGATCACCATCACGGATATGCGCGGTGCGGTGGTGTACCAGAACAAGTTCCAGCCCATGGGCGGTGCCAACATCGAGATCGGCGGTCGCACGATCGGCTTGGCCGAGGGCATGTACCTGGTGCGTGCCAGCAACAGCCTTGGCAGCAGCGTGCAGAAACTGGTGATGGAACGCTGA
- a CDS encoding ABC transporter ATP-binding protein, with amino-acid sequence MRPLLKLNPYFAKYRWHLVLGTAFIALSNLFAVYAPQVVREAIDLITAGFRQMELPVDQRSLAVPRMLERWLGWTGIDLADRVQQLGDGGQIASTIAWLSAVLAVLYLALALLKGFFMFLMRQTIIVVSRWIEYDMKNDVYAHYQRLDRSFYKRNSTGDLMNRISEDVGKVRMYLGPAVMYTINLVVLFIMCIGFMLHVNAELTLWTLAPLPLMSIVIYYVSDVINRRSTEVQEQQSRLSTLAQESFSGIQVLKAHAKEPMAVGRFGEAAAEYRRRSLAQARVDALFMPAIMLLIGLSTVLTILIGGLKLIQGDPTVSVGNIAEFVIYVNMLTWPFASVGWVTSLIQQASASMERIDEFMRTAPVIVDDADELKEVQGAITFCNVTFTYPDTGITALREVSFHVPAGGTLAVVGHTGSGKSTLMDLIGRLYDPSEGQVLIDGVDARRIRLDRLRKQLGSVPQDVFLFSDTIRNNIAFRLDEDDAVDERVAQAARAAQVHQDILGFPKGYGTVLGERGITLSGGQKQRVSIARAIIGRPRILLFDDALSAVDTATEEAILRELRGVMRGRTTVIVSHRISAVRDADRILVLEHGRVAEEGTHAELIAHGGIYRKLHEEQLLEEARTLSGRAE; translated from the coding sequence ATGCGACCGCTCCTCAAGCTCAATCCCTACTTCGCAAAGTACCGCTGGCACTTGGTGCTGGGAACCGCCTTCATCGCGCTCAGCAACCTCTTCGCCGTGTATGCCCCGCAGGTGGTTCGGGAGGCCATCGACCTCATCACGGCCGGTTTCCGCCAGATGGAGCTGCCGGTGGACCAGCGTTCACTGGCCGTGCCGAGGATGCTGGAGCGCTGGTTGGGCTGGACCGGCATCGACCTGGCCGACCGGGTGCAGCAGCTGGGCGATGGTGGGCAGATCGCCAGCACCATCGCCTGGCTTTCGGCCGTGCTGGCCGTGCTTTATCTGGCGCTGGCACTGCTCAAGGGATTCTTCATGTTCCTCATGCGGCAGACCATCATCGTGGTGAGCCGCTGGATCGAATACGACATGAAGAACGATGTCTACGCCCATTACCAGCGGCTCGACCGCTCGTTCTACAAGCGCAACAGCACCGGCGACCTCATGAACCGGATCAGCGAGGACGTGGGAAAGGTGCGGATGTACCTGGGTCCCGCCGTGATGTACACGATCAACCTGGTGGTCCTGTTCATCATGTGCATCGGCTTCATGCTGCACGTGAATGCCGAGCTCACGCTCTGGACGCTGGCCCCGCTGCCACTGATGAGCATCGTGATCTATTACGTGAGCGACGTGATCAACCGCCGCAGCACGGAGGTGCAGGAGCAGCAGAGCAGGCTGAGCACCCTGGCCCAGGAGAGCTTCAGCGGCATCCAGGTGCTGAAGGCCCATGCCAAGGAGCCCATGGCCGTGGGGCGCTTCGGCGAAGCGGCGGCGGAATACCGTCGGCGCAGCCTGGCACAGGCCAGGGTGGATGCGCTCTTCATGCCTGCCATCATGCTGCTCATCGGCCTGAGCACCGTGCTCACCATCCTCATCGGCGGCTTGAAGCTCATCCAGGGCGACCCCACGGTGAGCGTGGGCAACATCGCCGAATTCGTCATCTATGTGAACATGCTCACCTGGCCCTTTGCCTCGGTGGGCTGGGTCACCTCCCTGATCCAGCAGGCGTCGGCCAGCATGGAGCGCATCGACGAGTTCATGCGCACGGCCCCTGTCATCGTCGATGACGCGGATGAACTGAAGGAGGTGCAGGGCGCCATCACCTTCTGCAACGTCACCTTCACCTATCCTGACACGGGCATCACCGCACTGCGCGAGGTCTCCTTCCATGTGCCAGCGGGCGGCACGTTGGCCGTGGTGGGTCATACCGGAAGCGGCAAAAGCACGCTCATGGACCTCATCGGACGCCTCTACGACCCCAGCGAAGGCCAGGTGCTGATCGATGGCGTGGACGCACGCCGCATCCGCCTGGACCGCTTGCGCAAGCAGCTGGGCAGCGTACCGCAGGATGTCTTCCTCTTCAGCGACACCATCCGGAACAACATCGCCTTCCGGCTGGACGAGGATGATGCGGTGGATGAACGCGTGGCCCAGGCCGCACGGGCCGCCCAGGTGCACCAGGACATCCTGGGCTTCCCGAAGGGCTATGGCACCGTGCTCGGCGAGCGCGGCATCACCCTCAGCGGCGGCCAGAAGCAGCGCGTGAGCATCGCGCGGGCCATCATCGGACGGCCGCGCATCCTGCTCTTTGACGATGCGCTCAGCGCTGTGGATACCGCCACCGAGGAGGCCATCCTGCGCGAGCTGCGCGGCGTGATGCGGGGACGCACCACCGTCATCGTCAGCCATAGGATCAGCGCGGTGCGGGATGCGGACCGCATCCTGGTGCTCGAGCATGGCCGGGTGGCAGAGGAGGGCACGCATGCCGAGCTCATCGCCCACGGCGGCATCTACCGCAAGCTGCACGAGGAGCAGCTCCTGGAGGAGGCCCGCACGCTGTCGGGGCGCGCCGAATGA
- a CDS encoding sigma-70 family RNA polymerase sigma factor — protein sequence MSDLTDAELLALFRDEGTRHRAFNLLVNQYQRRLYAFIRRMVTDHDEAEDVLQNTFIKAWNGLDSFRGDAQLFSWLYRIAHNECLNHLRKLRRGLFVSNDAVIERLTASLDSSEHFSGDLIARKLQAAVMRLPDKQRAVFTMKYFDGLKYEEMSGITGTSVGALKSSYHIAVKKIEAMLAIDQTK from the coding sequence ATGAGCGACCTCACCGATGCCGAGCTGCTGGCGCTCTTCCGGGACGAAGGCACCCGGCATCGCGCGTTCAATCTGCTCGTGAACCAGTACCAGCGCAGGCTCTACGCCTTCATCCGCCGCATGGTCACCGACCATGATGAGGCGGAGGACGTGCTGCAGAACACCTTCATCAAGGCCTGGAACGGACTGGATTCCTTCCGGGGCGACGCGCAGCTGTTCAGCTGGCTCTACAGGATCGCGCACAACGAATGCCTCAATCACCTGCGCAAGCTCCGCCGCGGGCTCTTCGTCAGCAACGATGCGGTCATCGAGCGGCTCACCGCCAGCCTGGACAGCAGCGAGCACTTCAGCGGCGACCTCATCGCCCGCAAGCTGCAGGCCGCGGTTATGCGCCTGCCGGACAAGCAGCGCGCGGTGTTCACCATGAAGTACTTCGATGGGCTCAAGTACGAGGAGATGAGCGGCATTACCGGTACGAGCGTGGGAGCCCTGAAGAGCAGCTACCACATAGCGGTGAAGAAGATCGAGGCCATGCTGGCCATCGATCAAACCAAATAG
- the coaE gene encoding dephospho-CoA kinase (Dephospho-CoA kinase (CoaE) performs the final step in coenzyme A biosynthesis.), with product MLRVGLTGGIGSGKSVVARLLQLLRVPVYPADARAKELMESDSHVRQALVERFGADLFASGRLDRQRLAARIFTDADALRAVNGIVHPAVRADFERWASALDSPYVVMEAAVMAENEGWRRFDRVVAVACPEQERVRRVMARDGASEAQVRDRIASQATEEQRLAIAHHVLNNDGAVLLIPQVLALHTELMRLAS from the coding sequence ATGCTCCGCGTTGGTTTGACCGGCGGCATAGGCAGCGGCAAGTCCGTGGTGGCCCGGCTGCTCCAATTGCTGCGGGTACCCGTCTATCCGGCTGATGCACGGGCCAAGGAGCTCATGGAATCGGATTCGCATGTGCGGCAGGCCTTGGTGGAGCGTTTCGGAGCGGATCTCTTCGCAAGCGGCCGCTTGGACCGCCAGCGATTAGCAGCGCGCATCTTCACCGATGCCGATGCCCTCCGCGCGGTCAATGGAATCGTGCATCCGGCGGTCCGCGCCGATTTCGAGCGGTGGGCCTCCGCGCTCGATTCTCCTTACGTGGTGATGGAGGCAGCGGTGATGGCCGAGAATGAGGGATGGCGACGGTTCGATCGGGTGGTGGCCGTGGCATGCCCCGAGCAGGAGCGGGTCCGCCGCGTGATGGCCCGCGACGGGGCATCGGAGGCGCAGGTCCGCGATCGGATCGCCAGCCAGGCCACGGAGGAGCAGCGCCTGGCCATTGCGCATCACGTGCTCAATAACGATGGCGCCGTGCTGCTTATCCCGCAGGTATTGGCGCTGCACACCGAGCTCATGCGACTGGCATCATGA
- a CDS encoding transcription antitermination protein NusB, translating to MLNRRYLRIKVYQALYAYWQGDPATTSRLEKELYQGIDRVHDLYLSLMLVLGELRHVAELRMEERRKKRLPTPEDLNPNRRFVENALITGVAESEALRAECEKRRISWVGHHELFMALFKAIEESEAYKAYMAEPATSFTKDRAFVVELFSEQVANSESLQDVYEARSIYWLEDLDLAAGLVKRVLEQWRQDGGGPQALSAITQDPAEERGFVNDLFRASIAFSDEHEALIAAKASNWEADRIAYTDMILMKMALAEVRTFDQIPVKVTLNEYIEIAKAYSTPKSKNFINGVLDKLFVELRADGRIRKVGRGLLES from the coding sequence ATGCTCAACCGCCGTTATCTGCGCATCAAGGTCTATCAGGCGCTCTATGCCTACTGGCAGGGCGACCCGGCGACCACTTCACGCTTGGAGAAAGAGCTCTACCAGGGCATCGACCGGGTGCACGACCTGTACCTCTCCCTGATGCTCGTCCTCGGTGAGCTGCGGCACGTGGCTGAGCTGCGCATGGAGGAGCGGAGGAAGAAGCGGCTGCCAACGCCGGAGGACCTCAATCCCAACCGGCGTTTCGTGGAGAATGCCCTCATCACCGGGGTTGCCGAGAGCGAGGCGCTGCGGGCGGAGTGCGAGAAGCGCAGGATCAGCTGGGTGGGCCATCACGAGCTGTTCATGGCCTTGTTCAAGGCCATCGAGGAGAGTGAAGCCTACAAGGCCTACATGGCGGAGCCGGCCACCTCCTTCACCAAGGACAGGGCCTTCGTCGTGGAACTCTTCAGCGAGCAGGTGGCCAACAGCGAGTCCCTGCAGGATGTATACGAGGCCAGGAGCATCTATTGGCTCGAGGACCTGGACCTGGCCGCAGGCCTCGTGAAACGGGTGCTGGAGCAGTGGCGCCAGGATGGCGGTGGGCCCCAGGCCTTGAGTGCCATCACCCAGGACCCCGCAGAGGAGCGCGGCTTCGTGAATGATCTTTTCCGCGCCAGCATTGCATTCAGTGACGAGCATGAGGCCCTCATCGCGGCGAAGGCGAGCAATTGGGAGGCCGACCGCATCGCCTACACCGACATGATCCTCATGAAGATGGCGCTCGCGGAGGTCCGCACATTCGACCAGATCCCGGTGAAGGTGACCCTCAACGAGTATATCGAGATCGCCAAGGCATACAGCACCCCGAAGAGCAAGAACTTCATCAATGGCGTGCTCGACAAGCTGTTCGTCGAGCTCAGGGCTGACGGTCGCATACGGAAGGTGGGCAGAGGGCTGCTGGAGAGCTGA
- a CDS encoding DUF1573 domain-containing protein: MIGRVHGGAGILAVLLAALLSGCFLTDHSERGEVTTEDLNFPASGYEKLDAEDYPRITFDATQADMGKVVQGAKVQQRFTFTNTGGSPLVLSAVNSTCGCTVGKDWPKAPIPPGGSGSIDVTFDSAGRTGMQHKTVTVVSNALPASTVLTITGEVVGPDPQKQTQLGN, from the coding sequence ATGATCGGCCGCGTGCACGGCGGAGCGGGCATCTTGGCAGTGCTGCTGGCTGCGCTCCTCAGCGGCTGCTTCCTCACCGATCACAGCGAGCGAGGCGAGGTCACCACCGAGGACCTCAACTTCCCGGCATCGGGCTACGAGAAGCTCGATGCGGAGGACTACCCCCGCATCACCTTCGATGCCACGCAGGCCGACATGGGCAAGGTGGTGCAGGGCGCCAAGGTGCAGCAGCGGTTCACATTCACCAACACGGGCGGCAGCCCTCTGGTGCTCTCGGCCGTCAACAGCACCTGCGGCTGCACGGTGGGCAAGGATTGGCCCAAGGCGCCGATACCGCCCGGAGGTTCCGGCAGTATTGATGTCACCTTCGACAGCGCGGGCAGGACGGGCATGCAGCACAAGACCGTGACGGTGGTGAGCAATGCGCTGCCGGCCAGCACCGTGCTCACGATCACCGGCGAGGTGGTCGGCCCCGATCCCCAGAAGCAAACACAGCTCGGCAACTAG
- a CDS encoding Glu/Leu/Phe/Val dehydrogenase dimerization domain-containing protein, with translation MVTTATKSSAHQLVLSRMEQHDHEEVLFCYDRATGLRAIIAIHDTTLGPALGGTRMWPYTTEAEALNDVLRLSRGMSYKSSLAGLDLGGGKAVIIGDARTQKTEAMFRRFGRFVESLNGRYITAEDVGMSTTEMVNILKETRYVAGLPEEMGGSGDPSPVTAYGVYCGMKAAAKQAFGSEELSGRKVSVQGAGNVGRYLVGHLVKEGAKVYLTDIHDDKLAAIKAEHPAVEIVASDSVYDLDVDIYSPCALGATVNDGTLKRLKCSVICGAANNQLEDEGEHGKAVMEKGILYAPDFLVNAGGIINCAWERKGYNRKAALRQTEGIYDTARRIFKASAELGIPTYLAANQAAEHRISSMREAGLRF, from the coding sequence ATGGTCACCACCGCAACCAAGTCCTCGGCTCACCAGCTGGTGCTGAGCCGGATGGAGCAGCACGATCACGAGGAGGTCCTCTTCTGCTACGATCGCGCCACCGGCCTGCGCGCCATCATCGCCATCCACGATACCACCCTAGGCCCCGCGCTCGGCGGCACCCGCATGTGGCCCTACACCACCGAGGCGGAGGCGCTCAACGATGTGCTGCGCCTCAGTCGCGGTATGTCGTACAAGAGTTCGCTGGCCGGCCTGGACCTGGGCGGCGGCAAGGCCGTGATCATCGGCGATGCACGCACTCAGAAGACGGAGGCCATGTTCCGCCGCTTCGGCCGCTTCGTCGAGAGCCTCAATGGCCGCTACATCACAGCGGAGGATGTGGGGATGAGCACCACGGAGATGGTGAACATCCTCAAGGAGACCAGGTACGTGGCGGGCCTTCCCGAGGAGATGGGCGGCAGCGGCGACCCTAGCCCCGTTACCGCCTATGGCGTGTATTGCGGCATGAAGGCCGCGGCCAAGCAGGCCTTCGGATCCGAGGAACTCAGCGGCCGCAAGGTGTCCGTGCAGGGCGCGGGCAATGTGGGGCGGTACCTCGTCGGCCACCTCGTGAAGGAGGGCGCCAAGGTGTACCTCACGGATATCCACGACGACAAGCTCGCAGCGATCAAGGCGGAGCACCCTGCCGTGGAGATCGTGGCCTCCGACTCGGTGTACGACCTCGATGTGGACATCTATTCGCCATGCGCCCTCGGTGCCACGGTCAACGACGGCACGCTCAAGCGCCTCAAGTGCAGCGTCATCTGCGGGGCCGCCAACAACCAGCTGGAGGATGAGGGGGAGCACGGCAAGGCAGTGATGGAGAAGGGGATCCTGTACGCCCCCGACTTCCTCGTGAATGCGGGCGGAATCATCAATTGCGCCTGGGAGCGGAAGGGTTACAACCGCAAGGCCGCCCTCCGGCAGACCGAGGGCATCTACGATACCGCCCGGCGCATTTTCAAGGCCAGCGCCGAGCTCGGCATCCCCACTTACCTGGCCGCCAACCAGGCCGCGGAGCATCGCATCAGCAGCATGCGCGAGGCAGGCCTCCGATTCTGA
- the yajC gene encoding preprotein translocase subunit YajC, with translation MSILLQAAQPGGGGGPQFWIMMGLLMVVFYFFMIRPQQKKAKDAKKFRESLQKGAKVVTIGGIHGRIAEVNDTTVLLEVDGSVKIRFEKSAIAMDGTMQLTEAAAKA, from the coding sequence ATGAGCATCCTACTCCAAGCGGCACAGCCCGGCGGCGGCGGCGGCCCCCAGTTCTGGATCATGATGGGCCTCCTGATGGTGGTCTTCTATTTCTTCATGATCCGCCCGCAGCAGAAGAAGGCCAAGGACGCCAAGAAGTTCCGCGAATCGCTCCAGAAGGGGGCGAAGGTGGTCACCATCGGCGGCATCCATGGCCGGATCGCCGAGGTGAATGACACCACCGTCCTCCTCGAGGTCGACGGCAGCGTCAAGATCCGCTTCGAGAAGTCGGCCATCGCCATGGACGGCACCATGCAGCTGACCGAGGCGGCCGCCAAGGCTTAG
- a CDS encoding aspartate aminotransferase family protein, whose amino-acid sequence MTHLRRAFEAHLAQTSPTPLALDIVHAEGCWLTDRSGKKYLDLVAGLAVANVGHRHPEVVAAIKAQCDRYLHVIPYGEFIQEPQVRFAERLTALLPEGLDCAYFVNSGTEAIEGALKLAKRATGRTRLIGFRRSYHGSTHGSLSLTDNAAKRQRNLPLLPDVDHLAFNDPDDLHRIDERCAAVVVEPIQGDAGVRIPDPAWMRALRERCSSVGALLILDEVQTGFGRTGKLFAFEHMGITPDILVLGKALGGGLPMGAFVSSADLMRLLAHDPVLGHITTFGGHPLPCAAGLAALEVLEREGLAERARSMGARFRERLVHPAIREVRGTGLMLAVDLGDADAVQRVVKHCLRGGVLGFWFLSCPTAFRIAPPLVITDHEVDRACEAILMALDETSRPQ is encoded by the coding sequence ATGACCCACCTGCGACGCGCATTCGAGGCCCATCTGGCGCAGACCAGCCCGACCCCCTTGGCGTTGGACATCGTGCATGCGGAGGGCTGCTGGCTTACCGACCGCTCGGGCAAGAAATACCTCGACCTGGTTGCGGGCCTTGCCGTAGCCAATGTCGGGCATCGGCACCCGGAAGTGGTCGCTGCCATCAAGGCGCAGTGCGACCGGTACCTGCACGTGATCCCTTATGGCGAGTTCATCCAGGAGCCTCAAGTGCGGTTCGCCGAACGGCTCACGGCGCTGCTGCCCGAAGGGCTCGACTGCGCCTACTTCGTCAACAGCGGCACCGAGGCCATCGAAGGCGCATTGAAGCTGGCGAAGCGGGCCACCGGTAGGACCCGGCTCATCGGGTTCCGGAGAAGCTACCACGGCAGCACCCACGGCTCGCTCAGCCTCACGGACAATGCCGCCAAGCGGCAGCGCAACCTGCCCCTGCTCCCGGATGTCGACCACCTCGCATTCAACGACCCGGATGACCTCCACCGGATCGATGAGCGGTGCGCGGCAGTGGTCGTGGAGCCCATCCAGGGCGATGCGGGCGTGCGAATCCCGGACCCGGCGTGGATGCGGGCCCTGCGCGAGCGTTGCAGCAGCGTTGGGGCCCTGCTCATCCTGGATGAGGTGCAGACCGGATTCGGCCGCACCGGCAAGCTGTTCGCCTTCGAACACATGGGCATCACACCGGACATCCTGGTCCTCGGGAAGGCCCTTGGCGGCGGCCTTCCGATGGGGGCCTTCGTAAGCTCCGCCGACCTGATGCGCCTGCTGGCCCATGACCCGGTGCTAGGGCATATCACCACCTTCGGGGGCCATCCCCTCCCCTGCGCCGCAGGCTTGGCGGCCTTGGAGGTCCTGGAGCGCGAAGGGCTCGCCGAGCGCGCACGATCCATGGGGGCCCGCTTCCGTGAGCGGCTGGTGCATCCTGCCATCCGTGAGGTGAGGGGGACCGGGCTGATGCTAGCCGTTGACCTGGGTGATGCCGATGCCGTCCAACGGGTGGTGAAGCACTGCCTGCGCGGAGGCGTGCTGGGATTCTGGTTCCTGAGCTGCCCCACCGCATTCCGCATCGCCCCCCCGCTGGTCATCACCGACCACGAGGTCGATCGAGCGTGCGAAGCCATCCTGATGGCGCTGGATGAGACCTCCCGGCCTCAATGA